Proteins from a genomic interval of Micromonospora sp. NBC_00389:
- the lspA gene encoding signal peptidase II: protein MFRAVVMIAALVLVSDQATKYWVQSTLSAGQTISVVGDLLQLRLVYNPGAAFSIGSGSTWIFSITAAAAVVGVTVVARRVTSRPWAVALGLVLGGAATHLLDRLFREPGFARGHVVDFIDYAGFFVGNVADIALVVGVGLVMVLNLRGIPLREPTASAGASTTDQVLPSS from the coding sequence GTGTTCCGCGCCGTTGTGATGATCGCTGCCCTGGTGCTCGTCTCCGACCAGGCCACCAAGTACTGGGTCCAGTCCACGCTGTCCGCCGGCCAGACCATCTCCGTCGTCGGTGACCTGCTGCAACTGCGACTGGTTTACAACCCCGGTGCCGCCTTCTCCATCGGCTCCGGGTCCACCTGGATCTTCTCGATCACCGCGGCTGCGGCGGTGGTCGGGGTGACGGTCGTGGCGCGGCGGGTCACCTCGCGGCCCTGGGCGGTGGCGTTGGGGTTGGTGCTCGGCGGTGCGGCGACGCATCTGCTGGACCGCCTCTTCCGCGAGCCGGGTTTCGCCCGGGGACACGTTGTGGACTTCATCGACTACGCCGGATTCTTTGTCGGCAATGTCGCTGATATCGCCCTGGTCGTCGGCGTCGGCCTCGTCATGGTGCTCAACCTGCGAGGCATTCCGCTGCGCGAGCCGACCGCTTCCGCCGGGGCCAGCACCACTGACCAGGTGTTGCCCAGTTCCTGA
- a CDS encoding dihydrofolate reductase family protein: protein MGKVVVVQNVTLDGVMQAPGGADEDTRGGFPYGGWARPYADQVMAETMGKGMSEGGGMLFGRRTYEQFYGFWSKQTDGNPYTEVLNRRRKYVASRALAEPLPWENSSLLEGDAADAVATLKRDVEGDLIVLGSGELVRSLARAGLVDVYTLSIHPLTLGTGMKLFAEGEDAYGTLELVEAVPTTTGVIIATYRPTA from the coding sequence ATGGGCAAGGTCGTCGTGGTCCAGAACGTGACGCTCGACGGGGTCATGCAGGCGCCGGGCGGGGCCGACGAGGACACGCGGGGAGGCTTCCCGTATGGCGGCTGGGCCCGCCCGTATGCCGACCAGGTCATGGCCGAGACGATGGGCAAGGGCATGAGCGAGGGCGGCGGGATGCTCTTCGGGCGCCGCACCTACGAGCAGTTCTACGGCTTCTGGTCGAAGCAGACCGACGGTAACCCGTACACCGAGGTCCTCAACCGGAGGCGCAAGTACGTCGCCTCGCGCGCACTGGCGGAGCCGCTGCCCTGGGAGAACTCGTCCCTGCTCGAAGGCGACGCGGCCGACGCCGTGGCCACGCTCAAGCGCGACGTCGAGGGCGACCTGATCGTGCTCGGCAGCGGCGAGTTGGTGCGGTCGCTGGCCCGAGCCGGCCTGGTCGACGTCTACACGCTGTCGATCCACCCACTCACGCTCGGCACCGGGATGAAGCTGTTCGCCGAGGGTGAGGACGCGTACGGCACGTTGGAACTGGTCGAGGCCGTACCGACGACAACCGGCGTGATCATCGCTACCTACCGTCCCACCGCCTGA